The Plasmodium coatneyi strain Hackeri chromosome 11, complete sequence DNA segment ATTTGGTTGCTTCCTTATTTggtttgttgttgttgcttcgccccccttttttattgtgtgtgtacactttttccatttctttttttttaaaattttacaggGGTAGAcggattattttttttatgataaaatgagaaaattccttttttttttttttttttttctcttacatttttatgtatgaataaacGCATGAGGAAGGAATACTCCAAACGGGGgttcgaaaaagaaaaaaagagaagtgccgaccttttcaaaaaaatatttaaaagaaagaaaaaaaaatgaaggaaaaaaaggaatggaggaaaaaggaatgtagggaaaaagaagaaaatgtctctttttttattccttacactgtatataaattgtgttcacggtgttatttatgcgtCCCCCTCTTGAGGGAGGGAGGTGGCACACActcattcaacattccaaatgtgttacattccacaatgtgttcTACATGCGACCGTAACCTACATTGTTCCGGTGATGAcctggtgtattattattcgctcttactcttccttctctgttGGTAGACGGCCCTATAGACTGTCTTGTGTGCGCAGGACGAGAACGTAGTGTGGTGGAATCATCCGCCGTTGTAGagtcacctattgttgagttatctgtggaatattcagTGAAGGTCTCTTCCGCAGAAACATCAAAGTTCTCTCCAGttgatcttctctttcttctgttgcttctgctcctccttccatttccagaagtttggttaccaaaccaaaaAGACCATGGCTTATACTaaaggggtggtaggtgggttgttaggggtggtacgTAGGTTGTTACGGGTGGTAGTTGGAAGGATGAATTCTTAGGGTTGGTtgatggaaggttgttagggaagCCTCTGtttatggaaggaaggttctgttaggtgggtgatggaaggaatgttgttaggtggtaggtggtggaaggaaggttgttaggtggtaggtggtggaaggaaggttgttaggtggtaggtggtggaaggaaggttgttaggtggtaggtggtggaaggaaggttgttaggtggtaggtggtggaaggaaggttgttaggtggtaggtggtggaaggaaggttgttaggtggtaggtggtggaaggaaggttgttaggtggtaggtggtggaaggaaggttgttaggtggtaaggtggtggaaggaaggttgttaggtggtggtaggtggttggtggaaggaatgcttttaggggtggtagaatggaagaatggtTGTTACGGGTGGTAGGGgagttgttagtggtggaaggaagattgttatgagtcggaggaaggaagaggttagaagagtttagggttagaaggaaggaagaggtctaaggaagaggttagaagagtttagggttagaaggaaggagggtctaaggaggagaaggaaggaagaggtctaaggaagaggaaggatttatattaatagtatggttaaaattttctattttagCTATAATTTTACCTTGTATAAAAGGAATAGGGCAGCTGGTAATTCCATTAGTGCTAAGgtaccaaaagcagaagaaagagaagaagctttATTTGCTTGATGGATGGCGTTGTTTAATTTGGTGGATATGGATTGTTTTTCAGAGAGTGCTGATTTTTCTGCTTGCTCGGCCCGCGCCTTCTCTTCTTGTACAGATGTTAGTTGAGATTCTaaggtacatttttcttttgacaGTTGTATCTTTTCACAATATGCCCTATACTTACTATTGAAATCGCTACAATATTTATCACTGTCGTATTGTTTCCCTGCTTCGCAACCTTGTCCCGCAGCCCTACATGCTGCATTAATGCTATTCAAATAAGTAGTCCATTTGTCCTCTTTACAATTAGGTATACCGTTATTCTGTATATCTCCCTCTATGGCGCTATAATCGTAATAATAgtcatgtatttttttcctattattgAAGAGTTCCTTGGGAATAGAATCACAGGGAATTTTAGGCCCATGTTGCCTATATGtatcatttatttttgaaCAAAGCATTTTTAAGAGACCCCTAAAATCGGCATCTTCGAGACTCTCAGGTAATGTGTTCCCCACATGGTAATACAAAAATTGACTGGTCTCCCAATCTAGTTCCTTCCGCCCCCCATTGTTAGACGCACAGCATACCCTTTTCTCAGTTTCATCTTTCTTAACCCCCTTCGTTGTATATTGTTGCAGAACCGATCCTATATTCTGTTTGCATTCACTATCACAGTTGTCCCTTTTGTTATCGAATTCGTTATAGAACTTTTTATATGAAGGGAAACTTTGTGGATTTGACGGctgcaaatatataattggaaaaaaaggaagaggaaggaaggatatggaatatatatatatatatatatatatatatatatatatatatgttcattctTACATAATTGTATTATTTCACACTACACAACatcatgcatatataaaaaatattatatatgtgctgcttcctttaaaaattgttcctcACCGCTAGAGATGGTGACATGCTTCCTATGTTTGTATattattctttatatatgttctacTTTTTATGAGAGAAGGTGTGTTGTTGTTCGTTGTTGTTCTTCACACAATGATGCACTTTGTACATAGAGGAAgtgtaaaagggaaggaagtgtatgAGGCAAATGTtgtatgtgcaaaaatttttgttgtgCTTTATTTATGTTTGTTTTATGATTGTAACTGTATGGAATAAATGGAATTCTTggatttttatttattcctataagtatatattccttaatttCCTAAGTGACCATAGCACACCATATCAGTGCATCGAATTATCAAGCATGCAGCTGAAATAGAAATATAAGTGAATTTTCTGgaataataaagaaagaagaaggaaggaatttaattttccccacATATACACCTTTCTCTATGTATTCATTGTACTTTTCTATTGGATGGTATGTAACTACCTGAGCATTATTTCATTATTTGTACTCTTCCAttattgtgcacatatcAATGTATTCCTCTTTTGACAGAAATTTCTAGCATGTGCTATGTTAATTCCATTCTCTGTTCTTTCTCAAAGATTATTAAGAACTTTtaacacatgcacatatatattgtatacagttCTTATGAATCTATTCACAGAGAGCACATTCTACCCTcttaatgtgcacatttttgtatattaATATTCAGCAACACAATATCCCATCCGTGTTATACATAATTAACTCATTCGCTCCATTAGAGGAGCTActttcaaaaaatatataaataatttgaGTACACACATTGATGGAAGGAGGGTAGGGGAAGATTGTGCTCTccgtacatatatgaactgaatacaatatatatgtacgttaaGAAAATTCCCttaataattcttttttagcAATAGTAgaatataaaatgaatagaatacatgctcaaatttttcttactccaaaaaaagaaaaaatgatgctCTCCCCCCCTCATTGTATGCATTAGAGGAAGTAAGTGTATAGTAATAGCAGTGTTCTGAAGTAGTTTTGcacatttgaataatataattgATATATctatagaatatatataagaagcctaaccatttcttttttttttttttttttttttctgtttactCAATACATTTGTTCTTACTTTGTACTATTAGTCCTAAATGTGTAATGATTCTGATACgtatacgtacacatatgtatgtatgtaatgtGTGCTAGCACAACAAGAACAactactactattattattcgaaaaaaattagaagtgTAATATGTATACGTATGGTTTTCACACACAgaataaaaagtgcaaaattttcaatatTCCACATTCATCAATAATCATTATCGGGCGGGGCACAAATTCCCCTTATACTTCTTCTCTTTTGAATGTATTAACAACTTCCAGAATAAGTTtacattatacacacatatagaagAATATAGGAACCATGGCAGCAGTAAACGTAAGGaagcaggaaggaaggaggaggagcttcctcctccttccttcctgcttccttccctccttttctttccttttctttcccctttttttgaacactacaaaagagcacataaaagggggatgcacatatatatatatatatattcccatgtataatataataaaataaaaaaagaatgaaggaaaatacacatatatatagaaaaacatacacacttacacatatgtattccACACACCCTCTTTTTTGTCAActattcatatttatagaTAATAGATCCAAAGAATTTACCTTCATGGACCCACTACTATGATAAATTCCAAAACAGCCAGGAAACAAAGTGTGACGATAAGAATGGTTGCAACGATGAAATAGAGAAGTATCAATTGGGAGATAGGGGTCTTCGGGTGCATGAACACAAACTTCAGAAAGCCCTGGgccatatatacaaagaattCAGgcaaaaagatgaaaaatcTCCCGCAAATTTGGCACCAGCTGAATGTAAAGCAcgccatttcttttattattggataggggaaCAATTACCTCAAAACACTGCAAAAGGTCAACCTTTCTCTCTTATCATAAGTCTCCTTTGCAGAACTATAAATAATCCAGATGGGAAGCAATCATGTAAAATTCGCTGTGATGATGAAGAAGTTAACAAGGACCTCTTCACtaatagaaaaataatattcgaCTTCTGGTATGACCATTTTACTATACAAGAACTGTTCGAAAATAGTGGTTCCCAAAGTCTTGAGAAATGTGAAAGGTACTTGGAGGGCGTAAAAACAGCACGCAACGCCGTTGTTGTAAATTGTGCGGAGGATACTAATCGTAATTACTGTAGAGATTTTTGGAACGTAAATAGGACAAAAATTAACGAggaagtacaaaaattgCAATCTAAATTAGAATCTGCACGAAAAAGTGCACAACAAGCAAAAGAATCCATATCCACCAAATTAAACAACGCCATCCATCAAGCAAATAAAGCTTCTaccctttcttctgctttcgGCACTTTAGCAGCATTAGAATTACCAGCATTggcatattttctatataaggtaaaaacTACAACAATAGTtgtgaaatataaataatagtagattttccttccttccctcctccttagacccttcctttgcttcctcctcccttacacccttctgcccttcctccttagaccctccttccttcctccttcttttacccttccttccatagaccacttcttttccttccttccacccacctaccaccctaccaaccctaacaacgttccttccttcctgccACCTAacaatattccttccttcaaacctaacaccacactaacaacccttccttctaccaaccacccctaacaccaccttccttacacctatcacgtaacaaccttccttccacccacctaacaaccctaacaacctttcttcgttccaccactaacaaccaccaacccacctatcaaccttccttccaccaaccaccgaCCTAACAATCATGCTTTATTACATCCTAACAACTTCCTTCGACCCCTAAtcctttcattctaccacccctaacaacctacctaccACCGAACAATCGTCCTTCTCTTCTtgcagtataaaccatggtcttcttggtttggtaataattctggaggaagaaggagcaacaacAATATAAAGAGAAGATCCGCTGAGAGCACCTTTGATACATTCACAGAAGTCAGCTCAACATATGATTCAGCGACTGAAGGTTCCACAATAGGTGACTTAACGGGAGAAAATTCCATTGTACGTCCTGCTGGTGCCACATACACAAAACCGTCTACCCGAGAAacggaaagaacaaataataatacgaGCAGTCACCGGAATAATATAGGTTACGGTCGCATTTAACACCAttgtaatgtaacacatttggaatgtaacactttggaatgtaacactttggaatgttgaatgagTGTGTGCCCCTCCCTCAAGAGGGGGAGGGGAcgaacataaataacaccgtgaacacaatttatatacagtgtaaggaataaaaaaagagacattttcttctttttccctacattcctttttcttttttttccttcttttttttttctgtatctCCCGTCCATAAGAGATGTTTCTCGTTTAATATTCTTCCCAACCAAACTTctaatttcctttttaccttccttATCCAAAggatgtttttattttttgagaGGACATTATAAAAAGGCGCGACATTTTTTCGCAGGAAAAAGCCACACGTTGACTGCAGATATTGAAGCTCGCCTTGCTGTATATACAGGAACGCAAAaataatcttttttttttttttccccttttttacgtAAAGGTGCTGAATTTTTAATGAGCGcataaatgtgaaaatacATGAATGTGATAATAGATTCACTTCTATACGTGTCAAATTGTGtgattcatttttcaaaaaattgcaaCGCTGCTTTTAAAATCAGTGTAACAGTTGTCTTGTATTTTGCCTGtgcggaattttttttttttttcctccccccttttcgcTTGTTTCCCGCAACATTCACACAGCACGGCTAGCACCCTTATATTAACtgctttcccccccaaaatgaaaagcGCGTGCGTAGttgtcttttccttccttttgcttGTTGCTTCGCAGGGCATTTGCGTTTGCTACAAAAATCCTCGCTTCAGTTCCCTGGCGATCAAGTCCGAAAAGGACTTATCGGAGTAATGGGGAAGACGAATTTTCCAGTCCACACAAGGATAATTGCCAACGCATTTTACATCTCCATGtgttcccttccatttttacgcaTTCCCAACCGATGAGGTATAAGCAAATTTCACTGCCCCCTTTTTAGTGACTTGAGCGAATTGAACAAACTAAACGAAGAGCTAATTTCAAACGaaagagaaaatgaagaCGACGACGAGGATGActatgaagaggaaaatctCGAAAATTCCAATTTTGATGACATAGCTCGGGAGAGCCTCGAAAATGTGAGTTACTACTTTTATATACCAGCATTTTCACGTGGACCTTCGCAgatgcatgcacatatgaatagccattttctcctttttctttaaaaggcCGAGGGGCAGGCAACTGTTGACCTtgaaaatgtagaaatgGATAAACTCCTGGAcgaaggtttttttttttttttttttcttcttctacccTTCTTTAGCACCCCTATGATTCTTTACCTTTACACACTCTGCTCATTTAACCCTTTTAAGAAATATTCAGGATAATTCAGGAACGACTGAAAAAGTTATGGTTAGGCAGGAAGGCACCAACTGTCGAATGATTCTTCCGGTCCTGCCGTTTTAGAGTTGCCACTTAGAGCTCATGACAATTTTGGCCTTCTTATGGTGCCCCCATTTAGGTACATTGGGAGTTGCAGGAGGGATTACTCCGGTGTCTGTCCTTTGGGTTAGCAAAGAGggagaaagaaaacacaTTGCTTGAAAATACGAAATGAAAGCTCGTCCACCGCACAATTAAAAACAGAATTACTCATTTGCGTGCTAACATTttgaaatgcaaaaaaaaaagaaaaaaaggatgaagatATAATGTTTGCACTTGTGCCAAAATTTACAGTGGAATGTCTGCCTCCACAGCAGCGGAGTTTTATGGGTGACTACACTCCTATTACCACTGcgcttttctcttttctaaGGATGGAAAGTATCCGCTTATGATGAGAATCTTTGCATCCCACCTGAAACGTACGAAGGACCGTAAgttctccaaaaaaaaaaaaggaaaaaattcatcctGACCTAGTGCAGTTACCCTGATACGTGTGTTCACCCTTTTGGTTAGCATGCCACTGGTCTTGTTTCGCTTCgttgttttatttatttcatcaCTATCCCCTTCGTGCAGATGCAGATCGATAGATTTTTCGAACAGCACAAATGTCGACAAGGAACTTTTCGCGTGGAAGTGTGAAGTGGAGTGGCCCTGCACGAACCGTAAGAGCAGAAATTTTATGTTGGGGGAGAAGCGAAGGGGCTGCCACACCTTCCCTGTATGATCATTTTGGTAAAACAATGCACCTATTTTTCACTAAcatggtggaaaaaaataaaaaaaaccatTACTATAaatgctttcccttttttaagccCCCAAATTAAGAGTCATGGAAAAGTGCCCCTTCAGATGGACCCTCGTGGGGAGTAATTTGTGCATAGCACCGGAGGTAAGTGCAAACCGCGCAGCGCGTTTTATTCATCTcgcgaggaaaaaaaaaagtagacaTGCAGATAGGCAAATATCATGCTTATTACACTTACAAACGGGTTTAATATGGTGCTCGAATGCTGAGTCTAGGATTTGGAGCAAAAGGGCAGTGAAACACTTGCAGCACCACACGCATATGCATGCCTAACTTTGAAAGTTGTGAATGGGAAACACTTCAGATAAAAATTCATGGCGCCGATATTTTACCCCCCATTTGAAGGATTACATTGGAAGGTGCTCCCCCGCCATGGACTTCGCAAATTACGATTACGAGACACGCGTTAGATGGGCCACTGAatgtaaaaggagaaatgggaaaaaggggaagaaaataagatCCCACGGATACACAAAATAGCATATGCCTTTACCAGAACAGTtgtcttcttttctctttccacCATGGCTAACTGCACcattttgacatttttttcttgcgcGTCCTTTGAACCATATTTAGGTAACGTCCAGTGGGCTCCTGTAACTCAATCTGCACctaaaattgcaaaatcGAAGGACGGAATTTTGAGGACCTCCTCCGGGGGTCCCGTGGAAGAAAGTGGAAACATTATAAAAATCGTCCCAAGAAagtgatttttcttttttttaaatttggaGCAAATATTGTGtcgctttttcttcccataaatGTGCTTATCCGTTTTCATAAAATAGTCAATTATTTGAGCAtcacttatttttaaaaatacaaagttttattaaaaatgtaaaaattttacaaaatggtatgttaattaaaaaaaaaattatgaacagaaCATCCGGGATGAGGGGGGAACAAGTTAGAGGTAGGGAAAAGTAAATTATGCcaagaaaaaagtggaccCCTATATTTTTGCTATAAAGATGAGAGAATTTTTTCACAGACGTAACATTTTATCATATACAAATGAGCAATGGGGTCGCAAATAAACGCAGATGGTTATAttcaaatggtgaaaaaaaaaaaaaaaaaaaattagctgATTTGTGGTTT contains these protein-coding regions:
- a CDS encoding KIR-like protein; this encodes MSPSLAPSNPQSFPSYKKFYNEFDNKRDNCDSECKQNIGSVLQQYTTKGVKKDETEKRVCCASNNGGRKELDWETSQFLYYHVGNTLPESLEDADFRGLLKMLCSKINDTYRQHGPKIPCDSIPKELFNNRKKIHDYYYDYSAIEGDIQNNGIPNCKEDKWTTYLNSINAACRAAGQGCEAGKQYDSDKYCSDFNSKYRAYCEKIQLSKEKCTLESQLTSVQEEKARAEQAEKSALSEKQSISTKLNNAIHQANKASSLSSAFGTLALMELPAALFLLYKYKPWSFWFGNQTSGNGRRSRSNRRKRRSTGENFDVSAEETFTEYSTDNSTIGDSTTADDSTTLRSRPAHTRQSIGPSTNREGRVRANNNTPGHHRNN